The Capra hircus breed San Clemente chromosome 2, ASM170441v1, whole genome shotgun sequence genome window below encodes:
- the NABP1 gene encoding SOSS complex subunit B2 isoform X1, with protein sequence MNGVRDPPLFIKDIKPGLKNLNVVFIVLEIGRVTKTKDGHEVRSCKVADKTGSITISVWDEIGGLIQPGDIIRLTRGYASMWKGCLTLYTGRGGELQKIGEFCMVYSELPNFSEPNPDYRGQQNKGAHNEQKNNSMNNSNNVGTGTFGPMGNGVQTGPEARGCQFSYAGRSNGRGPINPQLPGTANNQTVMTTISNGRDPRRAFKR encoded by the exons ATGAACGGGGTCAGGGACCCCCCTCTTTTTATAAAAGATATTAAGCCCGGACTGAAAAACTTAAATGTCGTCTTTATTGTCCTGGAGATAG GACGCGTGACCAAAACCAAAGACGGCCATGAAGTGAGATCATGCAAAGTAGCAGATAAAACTGGCAGCATCACTATTTCCGTGTGGGATGAAATCGGAGGTCTTATACAGCCAGGGGATATTATTCGGTTGACCAGAGG gtATGCATCCATGTGGAAAGGATGTCTGACACTTTATACTGGAAGGGGTGGAGAACTTCAGAAAATTGGGGA ATTTTGTATGGTTTATTCAGAATTGCCAAATTTCAGTGAACCTAACCCAGATTATCGAGGACAACAGAACAAAGGG gCACACAATGAGCAGAAGAATAATTCCATGAATAATAGTAACAATGTGGGTACAGGTACATTTGGACCAAtgg gaAATGGGGTTCAGACTGGCCCAGAAGCGAGGGGATGCCAATTTTCATATGCTGGTAGAAGCAATGGCCGGGGACCTATAAATCCACAGCTACCAGGAACAGCTAATAATCAAACAGTCATGACCACAATAAGTAATGGCAGGGACCCTCGGAGAGCCTTTAAAAGATGA
- the NABP1 gene encoding SOSS complex subunit B2 isoform X2 — MWKGCLTLYTGRGGELQKIGEFCMVYSELPNFSEPNPDYRGQQNKGAHNEQKNNSMNNSNNVGTGTFGPMGNGVQTGPEARGCQFSYAGRSNGRGPINPQLPGTANNQTVMTTISNGRDPRRAFKR; from the exons ATGTGGAAAGGATGTCTGACACTTTATACTGGAAGGGGTGGAGAACTTCAGAAAATTGGGGA ATTTTGTATGGTTTATTCAGAATTGCCAAATTTCAGTGAACCTAACCCAGATTATCGAGGACAACAGAACAAAGGG gCACACAATGAGCAGAAGAATAATTCCATGAATAATAGTAACAATGTGGGTACAGGTACATTTGGACCAAtgg gaAATGGGGTTCAGACTGGCCCAGAAGCGAGGGGATGCCAATTTTCATATGCTGGTAGAAGCAATGGCCGGGGACCTATAAATCCACAGCTACCAGGAACAGCTAATAATCAAACAGTCATGACCACAATAAGTAATGGCAGGGACCCTCGGAGAGCCTTTAAAAGATGA